From one Peredibacter starrii genomic stretch:
- a CDS encoding glycoside hydrolase family 15 protein produces the protein MKWILLFLLPTLAFAQPSKEQQFRFSLNTVIKNSTMPDVRPGMVVASPSRENPDYYYDWVRDTALTYRAMVDYYELTKNPQIKKMIFTWIDSETYRQNQPTFTGLGEPKYFIDGSGYTGGWGRPQNDGPALRAVAMIKFARLMLQENNQDYVLKKLYHGVIPADSPIKKDLEYTAHHWREPSFELWEEEMGLHFYTLLAQHTALQEGAKLAQELGDAGAADFYNEQARQIGQMLLSQFTDANIGIKATIRRVNGGLGYKTSNIDVAPLLALNHNAPYQKLFSLKSPHVVKYVNTLVSVNRQIYKVNHDYPNLGVAIGRYPEDKYDGYVTTKEGNPWFLSTLALGEFYCQVRNEAKNSKLNDLIEKQFARALFHSDRKGAMSEQINRYDGHMQGAYELTWSHNAFMTAMMRCGLVKRK, from the coding sequence ATGAAATGGATTTTGCTTTTTTTGTTACCGACTCTTGCTTTTGCTCAACCTTCTAAAGAACAACAATTCCGATTCAGCTTAAATACAGTCATTAAGAATTCAACTATGCCGGACGTTCGTCCAGGAATGGTTGTGGCATCTCCTAGCCGCGAAAACCCTGATTATTACTATGACTGGGTCCGTGATACGGCCCTGACATACAGAGCGATGGTGGATTACTACGAGCTAACGAAAAATCCACAAATCAAAAAAATGATCTTCACTTGGATTGACTCTGAAACTTACCGTCAGAATCAGCCAACTTTCACGGGCCTTGGTGAGCCAAAATACTTCATCGATGGTTCTGGTTACACAGGTGGTTGGGGACGTCCGCAAAATGATGGCCCGGCTCTACGTGCTGTTGCCATGATTAAATTTGCTCGACTGATGCTTCAGGAAAATAATCAGGACTATGTTCTGAAGAAACTTTACCACGGCGTTATTCCGGCCGATTCTCCTATCAAAAAAGATCTTGAATACACGGCCCACCACTGGAGAGAGCCAAGCTTCGAGCTTTGGGAAGAAGAAATGGGTCTTCACTTCTACACACTTCTTGCTCAGCACACTGCCCTTCAAGAAGGTGCAAAGCTAGCTCAAGAACTTGGTGACGCTGGAGCTGCTGATTTTTATAACGAGCAGGCGAGACAAATTGGTCAGATGCTATTGTCACAATTTACTGACGCTAATATCGGGATCAAAGCAACTATCAGACGCGTAAATGGTGGTCTTGGATATAAGACTTCAAATATTGATGTGGCCCCACTTCTAGCGCTTAACCACAATGCCCCTTACCAAAAGCTCTTCTCGCTAAAGTCACCACACGTTGTGAAGTATGTGAACACGCTTGTTTCTGTTAACCGTCAGATCTACAAAGTGAATCACGACTATCCAAATCTGGGAGTGGCGATTGGCCGTTACCCGGAAGATAAGTACGATGGTTATGTGACAACGAAAGAAGGTAACCCATGGTTCCTTTCTACACTTGCTCTTGGTGAGTTTTATTGCCAGGTTCGCAACGAAGCTAAAAACAGCAAGCTAAATGACCTGATTGAAAAACAATTTGCTCGTGCTCTTTTCCATTCTGATAGAAAGGGTGCGATGTCTGAGCAGATCAACCGTTATGACGGTCACATGCAAGGTGCTTATGAGTTAACGTGGTCTCATAATGCTTTCATGACTGCCATGATGAGATGTGGATTAGTTAAAAGAAAATAA
- a CDS encoding DUF2914 domain-containing protein — translation MVKKILHVKNRFLEFYQHHEVLVSIIVFCAGFLFDVLTLGRIDDLLNLVQQAIYLTILGTLLICEIRITIGTLALSERGQKFWQYHNLVVHFLFGSLLSAYTIFYYTSASAITSFFFIVLLAGLMLANEVPRIQKLGLPVRVILYNICVMSYFAFFYPILMGHVGAIPFWLGMMSSGTVMLLVWKLNFKGKEHVHLLRLHVLMPAVAVHLVFLIGYYTSLIPPVPVAVKKIGVYYTVEKVDGKYIGKHLRPFWKVWDKGSQEFLARTGDKVTILLSIFSPARFQDQVFLKWFYDDPKRGWVLEDTIPLNILGGRDEGFRGFGSKQFYHLGSWRVIVETSDGREVGRINLEIKEDNSIEERNYQDDIF, via the coding sequence GTGGTCAAAAAAATTCTCCATGTTAAAAATCGATTTTTAGAGTTCTACCAGCACCATGAGGTGCTGGTCTCTATTATCGTTTTCTGCGCGGGATTTCTGTTTGATGTCCTGACTCTGGGACGAATTGATGATCTGTTAAACCTGGTTCAACAGGCGATCTATCTCACCATTCTGGGAACACTTCTCATCTGTGAGATCAGAATCACTATTGGTACTCTGGCCTTATCAGAGCGCGGACAAAAATTCTGGCAATACCATAATCTCGTGGTGCACTTCCTGTTTGGATCTCTCCTTTCTGCTTACACGATTTTTTACTACACTTCGGCCTCGGCCATCACGTCCTTCTTCTTTATTGTTCTTCTCGCGGGTCTAATGCTCGCCAATGAAGTTCCGAGAATTCAGAAACTGGGTCTTCCGGTACGAGTGATCCTCTACAATATCTGTGTCATGAGCTACTTCGCTTTCTTCTATCCCATTCTGATGGGACATGTGGGTGCGATACCTTTTTGGTTAGGGATGATGAGCTCAGGAACAGTGATGCTCTTGGTTTGGAAATTAAACTTTAAAGGCAAAGAGCACGTTCATTTACTTAGACTACATGTTTTGATGCCGGCAGTGGCCGTCCATTTGGTTTTCTTGATTGGCTACTATACTTCGCTCATTCCACCGGTTCCGGTGGCGGTAAAAAAGATCGGCGTTTACTACACGGTTGAAAAAGTCGACGGCAAGTATATCGGCAAGCACCTTCGCCCGTTTTGGAAGGTCTGGGACAAGGGATCCCAGGAATTTCTGGCCCGAACCGGCGACAAGGTCACTATTCTATTATCAATTTTTTCCCCAGCACGATTTCAGGACCAGGTATTTTTGAAATGGTTCTATGATGACCCCAAACGCGGATGGGTGCTGGAAGACACCATCCCTCTAAATATTCTGGGTGGGCGAGATGAGGGGTTCCGAGGCTTCGGTTCTAAACAATTCTATCACTTAGGCAGCTGGCGAGTCATTGTTGAGACCTCAGACGGCCGTGAAGTAGGCCGAATTAACCTCGAAATCAAGGAAGATAACAGCATAGAAGAAAGAAATTATCAGGACGACATCTTCTAA
- a CDS encoding glycerol-3-phosphate dehydrogenase/oxidase, producing MKSYEVVIVGGGINGCGLIRDLALNGVSTLLIDKGDFASQTSQGSSKMLHGGIRYLENADFALVQEALEEKNLWLKLTPHLCFERDFYLPLYDYSKYKPWMLRCGLFLYDFLSHFQNKAHDMLNPEETVQKIPSLEPKGLMGAGKYYDGVVDDAKLTLECLYDALLEPCANALSYHEVISTVKVADGYEVTYQSMRTPHKETVKAKFVVFTTGPFTDKLLPKLNVPWTPQLAPSKGIHLWLKEGSVDAKGSVVLTTKDNRVVFVIPQRHSILVGTTETPVDQDMFNIKATEKEVNYLLDVLRQYFPNSNLTKDSIISTFAGVRPLVREEGAPEALGKVSRFHKIFRPDQFTYVMLGGKYTTFRRMTQELAQEIVPRLGKAYHPNYTLNPLRQHSVMPTFGEQPKLTLEMVKKIIITEYVTTFEDLVKRRLSILDEPHHLKDVMGLPVDDVKALFR from the coding sequence ATGAAGTCTTATGAAGTTGTGATCGTTGGTGGAGGCATCAACGGTTGTGGTCTTATCCGTGACCTGGCGCTTAACGGTGTTTCTACTCTCTTAATCGATAAAGGCGACTTTGCTTCCCAGACCTCGCAGGGCTCTTCCAAGATGCTTCATGGCGGGATTCGCTACCTTGAGAATGCGGACTTCGCTTTGGTTCAAGAGGCCCTGGAAGAAAAAAATCTCTGGTTAAAGCTTACTCCTCACCTGTGTTTTGAGCGTGATTTTTATCTGCCTCTTTACGACTATTCTAAGTACAAACCCTGGATGCTTCGCTGTGGTTTGTTTTTGTATGATTTCCTTTCGCATTTTCAGAATAAAGCTCATGACATGCTTAACCCAGAGGAGACCGTTCAAAAAATTCCTTCCCTCGAGCCGAAAGGTCTTATGGGTGCAGGAAAGTATTATGACGGTGTGGTAGATGACGCCAAATTGACACTTGAGTGCCTATACGACGCTCTTCTTGAGCCTTGTGCGAATGCTTTAAGTTATCACGAAGTAATTTCGACAGTGAAAGTTGCCGATGGTTATGAAGTAACTTATCAATCCATGCGCACTCCTCATAAAGAGACAGTAAAAGCAAAGTTCGTGGTTTTCACGACTGGCCCATTCACTGATAAATTATTGCCAAAGCTCAATGTCCCCTGGACTCCGCAGCTCGCTCCTTCGAAGGGCATTCACTTATGGCTTAAAGAAGGTTCTGTTGATGCTAAAGGCTCGGTGGTTTTAACCACTAAAGATAATCGTGTCGTGTTTGTGATTCCTCAACGCCACTCTATTCTTGTAGGAACAACTGAAACTCCGGTTGATCAGGACATGTTCAACATCAAGGCCACTGAGAAGGAAGTAAATTATCTACTGGATGTTCTTCGTCAGTATTTCCCGAATTCTAATCTTACGAAAGACTCCATCATTTCTACTTTTGCGGGAGTTCGTCCGCTTGTCCGTGAAGAAGGCGCACCTGAGGCCCTCGGCAAGGTCTCTCGTTTTCATAAAATCTTCCGTCCTGATCAGTTCACTTATGTGATGCTTGGGGGAAAATACACGACCTTCCGTCGTATGACTCAGGAGCTTGCTCAAGAGATCGTTCCTCGTTTGGGTAAGGCCTATCATCCAAATTACACTCTGAATCCGCTAAGACAGCACTCAGTGATGCCAACATTTGGCGAACAACCAAAACTCACTCTTGAGATGGTGAAGAAAATTATTATCACTGAGTATGTGACGACGTTTGAAGATTTGGTGAAACGCAGACTGTCGATCTTAGATGAGCCCCACCACTTAAAAGATGTGATGGGACTTCCGGTAGACGACGTGAAAGCATTATTTCGCTAG
- the trxB gene encoding thioredoxin-disulfide reductase, whose amino-acid sequence METRKVIIIGTGPAGLTAAIYTGRADLKPLVLEGHEPGGQLTLTTEVENFPGFEHGVMGPELMASMKKQAARFGAEFQSLMCTDVDFSKRPFTVTASNGQTYLAETVIISTGASAKWLGLPNEKELTGRGVSTCATCDGFFYRDRIVHVVGGGDTAMEDATFITKFAKKVYIVHRKDTLRASKAMQERAMNNPKIEFLWDTVVSEIKSGPAGVSSIVVENLKTGDKHERETDGLFYAIGHNPNTAFLKGQITLDDHGFIKTQNGPETNIPGVFACGDVQDSYYRQAITAAGSGCQAAIKAERFLEGH is encoded by the coding sequence GTGGAAACACGTAAAGTCATCATCATTGGAACCGGCCCTGCTGGTTTGACTGCTGCTATTTATACTGGTCGCGCTGACCTTAAACCTCTTGTGCTTGAAGGGCACGAGCCTGGTGGGCAACTAACTCTTACGACAGAAGTGGAAAACTTCCCTGGCTTCGAGCACGGAGTTATGGGTCCAGAACTTATGGCGAGCATGAAAAAACAAGCTGCTCGTTTCGGCGCTGAATTCCAATCTCTTATGTGTACAGACGTAGATTTCTCTAAGCGTCCATTCACAGTGACTGCTTCTAACGGCCAGACTTACCTTGCTGAGACAGTGATTATTTCAACTGGTGCTTCAGCTAAATGGCTAGGTCTTCCGAATGAAAAAGAACTAACTGGCCGTGGTGTTTCTACTTGTGCAACTTGTGACGGTTTCTTCTACCGTGACAGAATCGTTCACGTTGTGGGCGGTGGTGACACAGCCATGGAAGACGCTACTTTCATCACCAAGTTCGCTAAAAAAGTTTATATCGTTCACCGTAAAGACACTCTTCGTGCTTCAAAAGCAATGCAAGAGCGTGCGATGAACAATCCTAAGATTGAGTTCCTTTGGGACACAGTTGTTTCTGAAATTAAATCAGGTCCAGCTGGTGTATCTTCAATCGTCGTTGAGAACCTTAAAACAGGTGATAAGCACGAGCGTGAAACTGATGGTCTTTTCTATGCAATTGGACACAATCCAAACACAGCATTTCTAAAAGGTCAGATCACTCTAGACGATCACGGCTTCATTAAAACTCAGAACGGTCCTGAAACAAATATCCCAGGTGTATTCGCTTGTGGTGACGTTCAAGATTCTTACTACCGTCAAGCCATCACAGCTGCGGGTTCTGGTTGCCAAGCTGCTATTAAGGCCGAGAGATTCCTCGAAGGTCACTAG
- a CDS encoding outer membrane beta-barrel protein, with protein sequence MKIFALLLLVVSLPALALEVDEKLTVRVVKTSESRKTLMVNRGTEDGLVEGDHAKFIVTAGIVARAVCVRVSPTRSVWSVYRLVNADFIVNDSVMTLKISPAVKITKDESQALVQEDTPTRAAADPTQLGIPLADGAQDLAAGAGGDDALSSADLKALEESNTPTIIPEKNMEIFGILNISGLTSSTKTDTGDNSFNNSQSYHHIGLGGEYYPQKEREWYSHFSLEANINLMRQNSQAYEGATSTNDVTEFALGINWHPTKLPSKTLDFIPYFHLGANMGSVKSTFSPGEENAGGPERSATGSTAGFSAGFGYKFYTQRGFGARALLDYYYRSESYGEDDQTDKFNKTVGGPRLMIGLGYRF encoded by the coding sequence ATGAAGATTTTTGCATTGCTCTTGTTAGTGGTTTCTTTGCCTGCCTTAGCACTTGAAGTTGATGAAAAACTTACGGTTCGAGTGGTTAAGACTTCTGAGTCTCGCAAAACACTTATGGTGAATCGTGGTACGGAAGATGGATTGGTTGAAGGCGATCATGCAAAATTTATCGTTACGGCCGGTATCGTTGCCCGTGCGGTTTGTGTGAGAGTTTCTCCAACCCGTTCAGTGTGGTCAGTGTATCGTCTAGTAAATGCTGATTTCATCGTGAATGATTCAGTAATGACTCTTAAAATTTCTCCGGCGGTAAAAATCACGAAAGATGAATCTCAGGCCCTTGTTCAAGAAGATACTCCTACTCGTGCAGCTGCCGATCCAACTCAATTAGGAATTCCACTTGCCGATGGCGCTCAGGATTTAGCGGCCGGTGCTGGCGGTGATGATGCTCTTTCTTCTGCCGATCTTAAGGCCCTGGAAGAAAGTAATACTCCAACGATCATTCCTGAGAAGAACATGGAGATCTTCGGTATCCTGAATATATCTGGTCTTACTTCAAGTACAAAGACCGATACAGGTGACAACTCTTTTAATAACTCTCAGTCGTATCACCATATTGGTCTAGGCGGAGAGTATTACCCTCAAAAAGAGCGTGAATGGTATTCACATTTTTCTTTAGAGGCGAACATCAATCTTATGCGCCAGAACAGTCAGGCCTATGAAGGTGCTACATCTACGAATGATGTAACTGAATTTGCACTTGGAATTAACTGGCATCCGACTAAACTTCCAAGTAAGACTCTTGATTTCATCCCTTACTTCCACCTTGGTGCGAACATGGGAAGTGTGAAATCAACCTTCTCACCGGGTGAAGAAAACGCTGGTGGTCCTGAGCGCTCTGCCACTGGTAGTACCGCTGGTTTCTCTGCCGGCTTTGGTTATAAGTTTTATACTCAACGTGGCTTTGGTGCCCGAGCTCTCCTTGATTACTACTACCGTTCAGAAAGTTACGGTGAAGATGATCAAACGGATAAGTTCAATAAGACCGTGGGCGGACCTCGACTTATGATTGGGCTTGGTTACCGATTCTAA
- a CDS encoding enoyl-CoA hydratase/isomerase family protein has translation MQTLFNYTTISTRLEKTTRTLFVTLNRPDWNNAFRLEMLFELESLLAWCTTRVEINSIFIDSSSSFFSSGYEYETLPKTSASGLDKINTKLQKIIFAMMQLPQTVVIDLGDGAETLASEFALGADIRIASRNAKISFNHCHYGLVPAAGGMSMLSTLISPSFARNWVLSGAPIKARALTESGFLSETYESENRSDVIRDLLTDISKVAPVQRIQAKLGLFETLRSQFETGIVMDRKIAKASMVSEDWKTKKPETKEFDFMPAKSMSYAVKLSLIKNDEGPRNLDH, from the coding sequence ATGCAGACTCTCTTCAATTACACAACAATCTCCACGAGGCTTGAAAAGACGACTCGTACTCTTTTCGTGACTCTTAATCGTCCAGACTGGAACAATGCTTTCCGTCTCGAGATGTTGTTTGAACTTGAGAGCCTCCTCGCTTGGTGCACGACTCGTGTCGAAATCAACTCCATCTTTATTGATTCATCATCTTCTTTTTTCTCAAGCGGATACGAATATGAAACGCTGCCTAAGACCTCTGCATCTGGCCTGGATAAAATTAATACAAAACTTCAAAAAATCATCTTCGCTATGATGCAGCTTCCACAGACAGTGGTGATTGATCTTGGTGATGGTGCTGAAACACTTGCTTCAGAATTCGCTCTTGGTGCTGATATCAGAATCGCTTCTCGCAACGCTAAGATCAGCTTCAATCACTGCCACTACGGACTCGTTCCGGCGGCTGGTGGGATGAGCATGCTCTCTACTCTTATCTCTCCATCATTTGCTCGTAATTGGGTCCTTTCAGGAGCTCCGATTAAAGCACGTGCTTTAACTGAATCGGGTTTTTTAAGTGAAACATATGAATCGGAAAACCGTTCCGATGTGATCCGTGATCTTCTGACTGATATTTCAAAAGTAGCACCGGTTCAGAGAATCCAGGCCAAGCTTGGGTTGTTTGAAACTCTTCGCTCACAGTTTGAAACAGGAATTGTGATGGATCGAAAGATCGCGAAAGCGTCTATGGTATCGGAAGACTGGAAAACGAAAAAACCAGAAACCAAAGAATTTGATTTCATGCCGGCAAAATCAATGTCGTATGCGGTGAAACTCTCCCTCATCAAGAACGATGAAGGCCCAAGAAACTTAGATCATTAA